A portion of the Staphylococcus felis genome contains these proteins:
- a CDS encoding FMN-dependent NADH-azoreductase: protein MTKLLYITAHPLSELVSASMAAGKAFLDSYKDAHPEDEIVHIDLFKEDIPQIDADVFSGWGKLQNGETLTEEESRKVNRLGEIVDEFINADKYVFVSPMWNLSFPPVLKAYFDAVSVAGKTFKYTPEGAVGLLTDKKALHIQARGGLYSEGPGTEMEHGDRYIKSLMGFYGVPSYDTVIIEGHNAAPQKAEEIKQLANQKAVEMGQQF, encoded by the coding sequence ATGACTAAATTACTTTATATTACTGCACATCCCCTAAGCGAACTTGTATCAGCTTCTATGGCTGCTGGTAAAGCATTCTTAGATTCATACAAAGACGCTCATCCTGAAGATGAAATCGTACACATCGACTTATTTAAAGAAGATATCCCTCAAATCGATGCTGACGTCTTCTCTGGATGGGGCAAATTACAAAATGGCGAAACATTAACAGAAGAAGAAAGTCGTAAAGTGAACCGTTTAGGTGAAATCGTTGATGAATTTATCAACGCTGACAAATACGTATTCGTATCACCAATGTGGAACTTATCATTCCCTCCAGTATTAAAAGCCTATTTTGACGCTGTATCAGTTGCTGGTAAAACATTTAAATACACTCCAGAAGGCGCTGTTGGTTTATTAACAGACAAAAAAGCCCTTCACATTCAAGCGCGTGGTGGACTCTATAGTGAAGGACCTGGAACTGAAATGGAACACGGTGATCGCTACATTAAATCATTAATGGGCTTCTACGGTGTCCCTTCATACGATACTGTTATTATTGAAGGTCACAACGCCGCACCTCAGAAAGCAGAAGAAATTAAACAACTTGCAAATCAAAAAGCAGTAGAAATGGGACAACAATTCTAA